The Astyanax mexicanus isolate ESR-SI-001 chromosome 12, AstMex3_surface, whole genome shotgun sequence genome window below encodes:
- the si:dkey-90l8.3 gene encoding LIM domain transcription factor LMO4-B — MVNSQVPGGVCQSRACAGCGGRISDRFLLFSMERYWHTRCLKCSCCQAQLGEIGTTCYSKGGMILCRADYIRLFGHTGACSACGQSIPASEMVMRAQGNVYHLKCFSCATCRNRLVPGDRFHYINGTIFCEHDRPGSALLSSHLQGNPVLPDQKVC; from the exons ATGGTGAACAGCCAGGTCCCGGGAGGTGTGTGCCAGTCTCGGGCGTGTGCGGGCTGCGGAGGGCGAATCTCCGACCGCTTCCTGCTCTTTTCCATGGAGCGCTACTGGCACACACGCTGCCTGAAGTGCTCGTGCTGCCAGGCCCAGCTGGGCGAGATTGGCACCACCTGCTACAGCAAAGGGGGCATGATCCTCTGCAGAGCCGACTACATCAG gttgtTTGGGCATACAGGTGCATGCAGTGCATGTGGTCAGTCCATTCCTGCCAGTGAGATGGTGATGAGAGCACAAGGCAACGTCTACCACCTCAAG TGTTTCTCCTGTGCGACGTGCCGAAACCGCCTCGTCCCCGGCGACCGATTCCACTACATTAACGGAACCATCTTCTGTGAGCACGATCGGCCGGGGTCCGCCCTGCTCAGCTCCCACCTGCAGGGCAACCCTGTGCTGCCTGACCAAAAA GTTTGCTGA